In bacterium, the genomic window ATTGCGGAAACGTATCCTCTTTACGCTCGGCGTTTTGCTGATTGAGCGTATTGCGGCGCACATTCCCGCGCCGGGTATTTATGCGGAAGCGCTCGGACAGTATTTCCGACAGGCGGAAAATACGCTGTTGAGTTTTTATGATTTATTTGCCGGCGGCGGGTTGTCCCAAGCGACCATCGCAGCGCTTGGCATCATGCCGTACATTAGTACATCCATTATCATCCAACTTCTCGGTACGACCGTGCCTTACCTTCAGCGTTTACAACGTGAAGGTGAAGAAGGCCGCAAAAAGATCAACCAGCTTACACGCTACGGTACGGTAGCGCTTGCCGCCGTTCAGGCGATCGGCGTTGCAACCTGGCTTTGCAGCCTCAGTGTAGTGATCGGCAGTCAGGAAGTCAAAGTAGTGCCGGATCAAGGGTTCACTTTTTATCTGATGACGATGGTCACCATGACTACATGTACGATGTTTATCATGTGGCTCGGCGAGCAAATCACCGAACGCGGCATCGGAAACGGTATTTCATTGATTATTGCGATCGGTATTTTGGCACGATTCCCTACGGCGATTATTGACGAAATTACTCAGATTTCGACGGGCAACCGTAATATTATTCTCGAATTGATTTTGGTTACGATTTTACTCGGCATTGTTGCGGCGATTATTTTTATCACGCAAGGTATCCGTAAAATCCCGGTACAATATGCACGCCGCGTGATCGGTCGTAAGGTATATGGCGGTCAATCC contains:
- the secY gene encoding preprotein translocase subunit SecY; translation: MLQTFANVFKIPELRKRILFTLGVLLIERIAAHIPAPGIYAEALGQYFRQAENTLLSFYDLFAGGGLSQATIAALGIMPYISTSIIIQLLGTTVPYLQRLQREGEEGRKKINQLTRYGTVALAAVQAIGVATWLCSLSVVIGSQEVKVVPDQGFTFYLMTMVTMTTCTMFIMWLGEQITERGIGNGISLIIAIGILARFPTAIIDEITQISTGNRNIILELILVTILLGIVAAIIFITQGIRKIPVQYARRVIGRKVYGGQSTHIPMRINIAGVMPIIFAQSIMFVPNTVATFFPGDFSEWITAHFSIDSITYNLFFLILIVIFTYFYTAIAMNPVEVADNLKKQGAFIPGVRPGKKTSDFIDNILTRVTLPSAIFLGVIAILPFFVRHATDVSYSFASFFGGTSLLIVVGVGLDTIQQIESHLVMRHYDGFLKSGRIRGRRG